The stretch of DNA GACTGGGAGAGCAGCCTTACGGTCAGCAGCCGCCGGAAATCCCGCAGGCTCAGAAGGACACGGAGATCACGTACGACGGGCATGCGGAACAGCCTCACATGTGCGGAGGGTCCCCGGGCAGGCAGCCAGGGGACCCTCCGCACAACGGTTCAGCGGGGAATTCAGCGCTCGACCTCGCCGGCGATGAACTTCTCGACGTTGGCGCGGGCCTCGTCGTCGAAGTACTGGACGGGCGGGCTCTTCATGAACCAGCTCGACGCGGAGAGGATGGGGCCGCCGATACCGCGGTCCTTGGCGATCTTCGCGGCGCGCAGGGCGTCGATGATGACACCGGCGGAGTTCGGGGAGTCCCAGACCTCCAGCTTGTACTCAAGGTTCAGCGGCACATCGCCGAAGGCACGGCCCTCAAGGCGCACGTACGCCCACTTGCGGTCGTCCAGCCAGGCCACGTAGTCCGAAGGACCGATGTGGACGTTGTCGGCGCCGAGGTCACGGTCACGGATCTGCGAGGTGACGGCCTGCGTCTTCGAGATCTTCTTGGACTCCAGCCGCTCACGCTCCAGCATGTTCTTGAAGTCCATGTTGCCGCCGACGTTCAGCTGCATGGTGCGGTCGAGGACGACGCCCCTGTCCTCGAACAGCTTCGCCATGACCCGGTGGGTGATGGTGGCACCGACCTGCGACTTGATGTCGTCGCCGACGATCGCGACGCCGGCCTCGGTGAACTTGTCCGCCCACTCCTTGGTGCCGGCGATGAAGACCGGAAGGGCGTTGACGAAGGCGACCTTGGCGTCGATGGCGGCCTGGGCGTAGAACTTCGCCGCGGCCTCGGAGCCGACGGGCAGGTAGCAGACGAGGACGTCGACCTGCTTGTCCTTCAGCTCCTTGACGATGTCGGCGGGGGTCTCCTGGGACTCCTCGATCGTCTCGCGGTAGTACTTGCCGAGCCCGTCGAGCGTGTGACCCCGCTGCACGGTGACGCCGCTGTTCGGAACGTCGCAGATCTTGATGGTGTTGTTCTCGCTGGCGCCGATGGCGTCCGCGAGGTCGAGGCCGACCTTCTTCGCGTCGACGTCGAAGGCTGCCACGAACTCGATGTCCCGCACGTGGTAGTCGCCGAACTGGACGTGCATCAGACCCGGGACCTTGCTGTCCGGGTCGGCATCCTTGTAGTACTCGACGCCCTGCACCAGCGAGGCGGCGCAGTTGCCCACGCCGACGATGGCTACGCGAACCGAACCCATTCCGGTTGCTCCCTGTGTGATCTCAGTGATGTGGGCCCTCGCGGTCTGCGGGGACTCACTTGGCGGTGTCTTCGGACGGATCCGGCCGGGTGTCGTCCCGGTGCCGGGGCAGACCGCCCGTGTCTCCAGATGTGTCCTGCTGAGCTGAGTCCCCGGGGGCGGGCCTTCGCTGGTCCCGTCCCGCTCGCTCACTCTCGATGAGCTCGTTCAGCCAGCGCACCTCGCGCTCCACCGACTCCATACCGTGCCGCTGGAGCTCAAGGGTGTAGTCGTCAAGACGCTCCCTCGTACGGGCAAGGGAG from Streptomyces tsukubensis encodes:
- a CDS encoding inositol-3-phosphate synthase; translation: MGSVRVAIVGVGNCAASLVQGVEYYKDADPDSKVPGLMHVQFGDYHVRDIEFVAAFDVDAKKVGLDLADAIGASENNTIKICDVPNSGVTVQRGHTLDGLGKYYRETIEESQETPADIVKELKDKQVDVLVCYLPVGSEAAAKFYAQAAIDAKVAFVNALPVFIAGTKEWADKFTEAGVAIVGDDIKSQVGATITHRVMAKLFEDRGVVLDRTMQLNVGGNMDFKNMLERERLESKKISKTQAVTSQIRDRDLGADNVHIGPSDYVAWLDDRKWAYVRLEGRAFGDVPLNLEYKLEVWDSPNSAGVIIDALRAAKIAKDRGIGGPILSASSWFMKSPPVQYFDDEARANVEKFIAGEVER